CTGGCACTTTGTGATGTTGAAAGCTCGTAGGAAACTCCGTTATTTGCTGCTGAGACTTTCCCGGAAATATTGTAAATACTTCTGGCATAATTAATTCCCATTTTGTCCAACACCTTAAATTCATTAATCACTCTTCCCTCGAATTCTTTATAATTTTTAGAATCAGCTGTTCCCCAACCTACTTCTGAAAGTGCGAACAGTCTTGGGAAAATCATATATTGAACTTGCTTAAAATCAAGAATATACTCCGTCCATAAATTTGCCTGAACTCCTTTGATATATTTTGCCTGTTCAGCATTCAATTCGGTCGGAACCGGGTTATAAGAATATACTTTATCCAATGGCGTAAAACCTCCGAAAGCATTAGGTTCCGTTGCAGGATCTCCCTGATAATGATCGAAATAGCAATAAGAACCCGGCGTCATTACAGCAACGTGTCCTGATTTTGCCGCTTCAATTCCACCGTTTACACCAGTCCAGCTCATTACAGTTGCGTTTGGAGCTAATCCGCCTTCTAAAATCTCGTCCCAGCCGATGATTTTTCTACCTTTAGAATTAACATATTTTTCAATTCTGTGAATGAAATAACTTTGCAATCCGTGTTCATCTTTCAAATTATTTTTCTTGATTAATTCCTGACAATGAGGACATTCCTTCCATCTTGTTTTCGGACATTCGTCACCACCAATGTGAATATATTGTGAAGGGAAAAGTGCAATCACTTCATCCAAAACATTTTCTAAAAACTTAAAAGTTTCATCTTTCGGACAAAAAACATCATCAAAAACACCCCATTTTGTAGCTGGTTCGAAAGGTCCTTTTGTACAAGCTAATTCTGGGTAAGCCGTTAAAGCCGCCAAAGCATGACCTGGCATTTCGATTTCCGGAACTACTGTGATATGTCTTTCTGTCGCATATTTCACCACATCTTTAATCTGATCCTGAGTATAAAAATACGGTCCGTAAGGTTTTCCGTCAAACGTATTATCAACGTAAGCTCCGATCATAGATTCTTTACGTTTTGCACCAACCGTTGTTAATTTAGGATATTTTTTAATTTCAATTCTCCAACCCTGATCGTCCGTTAAATGCCAGTGAAAAGTATTCAGTTTATACATCGCCAAATAGTCGATATACTGTTTCACTTCTTCCACCGTGAAAAAATGGCGGCAAACATCGAGGTGCATTCCGCGCCATGAGAATTTTGGCTGATCCTCTATTTTTACAGAAGGAATCTGTTTATTCTTCTGATTGCTTTGAATGATCTGAATCAACGTTTGAAGTCCTAAGAAATAGCCTTGTTTTGTATACGACTTAATCTGAATCTGCTTCGGAGTAATTTCCAAAGTATAAAATTCATCATTCTTACCTGAATTACCTGATTTTGGAAGTTGGAAATAGACCAAATTCGCATCTGATTTATTTGAATACTTAAATTTCAGGTCTGAGCTTAGCCTGTTTTTAAAATATTCTGTTTCACTTTTAGGTAATTCACTGCTAAGTGCAAATGTTTCCGGAAGTGTAAAATTTCCATTATTTACACTCACTTCTGTTGGATAAGGAATTAAATTCAACTTATTCTGCGAAAAAATTGCGTTTGAAAGCAGTACAAAAAATATAAAAATAACGCGTATCATTGGATTGGATTAGGTTTTGGCTAATATAATTATTTTAAACTGAGTTCAAAATAAGAATTTTTAATAATTGTGATGCGACATTTTTATGGGCATTTTTTTACTGCAAAAGCGACCGAGATGTTGGGATTTATTTGCCACGAATTCACGATTTTTTTTATTTCCCACTGATAGCACAGATTATTTCAGATTATTCTGCTGATCTATCTTTGTTTAAACTTTGCGGTCTTTTATAAGTAGAACGGCTTTGTGAGCCTTAAAACAGTTAGTAGTAAAGCCCCTCAGAGAACTTTGTGTTCAAATAATAAAAGTATACGACAAGGCTATCATTTGCTGAGTGGAACGCCCTTGCGACCGAAAAAATAATAACCATTACAATAATAAAACCTTTGCGACCGATAGCGTTGAAAATAAAAATTGAATGTATAGGCTAAGAATTCACGAATCTCCTTTATCTGCCGTAAAAGATGCTTTTTTTGTTGGTTTTTCGATAAGCC
The sequence above is a segment of the Chryseobacterium sp. MYb264 genome. Coding sequences within it:
- a CDS encoding beta-N-acetylhexosaminidase, which produces MIRVIFIFFVLLSNAIFSQNKLNLIPYPTEVSVNNGNFTLPETFALSSELPKSETEYFKNRLSSDLKFKYSNKSDANLVYFQLPKSGNSGKNDEFYTLEITPKQIQIKSYTKQGYFLGLQTLIQIIQSNQKNKQIPSVKIEDQPKFSWRGMHLDVCRHFFTVEEVKQYIDYLAMYKLNTFHWHLTDDQGWRIEIKKYPKLTTVGAKRKESMIGAYVDNTFDGKPYGPYFYTQDQIKDVVKYATERHITVVPEIEMPGHALAALTAYPELACTKGPFEPATKWGVFDDVFCPKDETFKFLENVLDEVIALFPSQYIHIGGDECPKTRWKECPHCQELIKKNNLKDEHGLQSYFIHRIEKYVNSKGRKIIGWDEILEGGLAPNATVMSWTGVNGGIEAAKSGHVAVMTPGSYCYFDHYQGDPATEPNAFGGFTPLDKVYSYNPVPTELNAEQAKYIKGVQANLWTEYILDFKQVQYMIFPRLFALSEVGWGTADSKNYKEFEGRVINEFKVLDKMGINYARSIYNISGKVSAANNGVSYELSTSQSASGIRYTLDGTEPTINSAAYQNIIPVSKDLTVKSAYFENGQLKSAISSQSFKVSKTTGKKITLEQQPSENYSFGGAFTLVDGIIGNQKQLGKTWLGFQGKDVIATIDFGQKIPFSEVYFNTLDNKGSWIHFAKLAQVFISDDGTNFKMIKEIGKQEILDAKGKIKLNVGNQNSKYLKIKIKNAGIIPAGNPGADSKAWLFVDEIGAN